A single region of the Salvia splendens isolate huo1 chromosome 18, SspV2, whole genome shotgun sequence genome encodes:
- the LOC121777391 gene encoding protein PIN-LIKES 2-like produces the protein MESISIQTQANLNSTAEDLFNAIIPLLKLITLTVIGLILARPETKLVPKSTFKLLSKLVFGLFLPCVIFSHLGETITVKNFVSWWFIPVNVILSTLIGCILGLLVAKICRPPQEYFRFTIIMTAFGNTGNLPLAIVASVCHSKDNTFGPECHTTGTAYVSFAQWVAVLLVYTLVYHMMEPPVEYYDVVEDGAEIQEEVASNDLSRPLLVEAEWPGMQDGETEHCKTPLIANVFTNESNQSIPEPDSLEEGGSGAGPRSPKALRCLAEPQVVRRIRIVAEKTPIYHILQPPTFATLLAFFIGMVPPIKAVVYGDDAPLAFITDSLEIMAGAMVPSVMLVLGGMLAEGPNESKLGLRTTIGVMVARLLILPFIGIGVIFVADKLNFLIPGDQMFRFVLLLQYAMPSAILLGAVASLRGYAVSEASALLFWQHIFAVFSLAIYVILYFKVLLYYV, from the coding sequence ATGGAGTCTATTTCGATTCAGACTCAAGCGAATCTCAATTCCACAGCAGAAGATCTATTCAACGCGATTATTCCATTGCTGAAGCTCATAACTCTCACCGTCATCGGATTGATTCTCGCCCGCCCGGAGACGAAGCTCGTCCCCAAATCCACCTTCAAGCTTCTCAGCAAGCTCGTCTTCGGTTTGTTCTTACCGTGCGTCATCTTCTCTCATCTAGGAGAGACTATAACTGTGAAGAATTTCGTTAGTTGGTGGTTCATTCCTGTTAATGTGATTCTCAGCACTCTCATCGGCTGTATTCTAGGGCTGTTAGTTGCTAAAATATGCCGCCCCCCTCAAGAATACTTTAGGTTTACCATTATCATGACTGCGTTTGGCAACACCGGGAACCTCCCTCTTGCTATCGTTGCATCGGTTTGTCATAGTAAGGATAATACGTTTGGCCCCGAATGCCACACCACTGGGACGGCTTATGTGTCGTTTGCGCAGTGGGTTGCGGTGCTTCTCGTTTATACTCTTGTTTATCACATGATGGAGCCTCCAGTGGAGTATTACGATGTTGTTGAAGATGGTGCGGAGATTCAGGAAGAAGTGGCCTCGAACGATCTCAGTAGGCCGCTTCTCGTGGAAGCTGAGTGGCCCGGGATGCAAGATGGGGAAACTGAGCATTGCAAGACACCCTTGATAGCGAATGTTTTCACGAATGAGTCGAACCAGTCTATCCCGGAGCCTGATTCGTTGGAGGAAGGTGGTAGTGGGGCTGGGCCGAGAAGTCCGAAAGCACTTCGTTGTCTGGCAGAGCCTCAGGTGGTGAGGAGAATAAGGATCGTTGCTGAGAAGACTCCTATCTATCACATCCTTCAGCCACCAACGTTTGCTACGCTGTTAGCTTTCTTTATCGGTATGGTGCCTCCGATCAAAGCTGTTGTCTATGGCGATGATGCACCCCTTGCATTCATAACAGATAGTCTGGAAATCATGGCTGGGGCAATGGTGCCATCGGTGATGCTTGTTCTTGGAGGAATGCTTGCTGAGGGGCCTAATGAATCTAAACTTGGGCTACGAACTACTATTGGTGTTATGGTTGCAAGGCTGTTGATACTCCCCTTTATTGGTATAGGGGTTATTTTCGTGGCAGATAAGTTGAATTTTCTGATCCCTGGAGACCAAATGTTCCGGTTCGTGCTTCTGTTGCAGTATGCAATGCCAAGTGCCATTCTGTTGGGAGCAGTTGCTAGCTTGAGGGGTTATGCAGTTAGTGAAGCTTCAGCTCTCCTCTTTTGGCAACATATCTTTGCTGTCTTCTCTTTGGCAATATATGTCATACTATACTTCAAGGTTCTGCTCTACTACGTTTGA